The sequence CAGCTTTATTATAAGTTCCCTTAAATTCAAAGCGTCTAACAACGCCTTTAAAGGTTTTTAAAGCGTCTTGTATTTTTTTTAATGGAATATCTAATTCTAATGCAATACCTATAGAGGCAAGAGCATTTAAAACATTATGTCTTCCGGCAATATTTAAATTCATTTGGCCAATAAAATTTTTATTAAAATAAATATTAAATGTCGAGCCATTGGCTGTTGTTTCTATAATTTCACCCATTATATTTGCATCTTGTGTAAAACCATAAGTAATAGCATTTATATTTTTAATTGGTAAAAGAGATTTTACATTTTCATTATCTATGCATAAAAAAGCTTTACCAAAGAAAGGTAATTTATTTAAAAATTTTATAAAAGTTTGTTTTATATCTTCTAGATCTTTATAAGTTTCCAAGTGCTCTTTATCTATATTTGTTATAACTGCTAATGTTGGATATAAATTCAAAAAAGATCTATCTGATTCATCAGCCTCTGCTACTAAAAAATCACTTTTACCAAAATGAGCGTTTTTAGAAATAGTTTTTAATATTCCACCTACAATTATTGTTGGATCGATATTTGATTCAAGTAATATGTGTGAAATCATAGATGTAGTAGTAGTTTTCCCGTGTGCGCCGGATACTGCAATACTATATTTTGTGCGCATAAGTTCTGCAAGAATTAAAGATCTGTGTACAACTGGAATATTTTTTTGTAATGCCGTATTAACTTCTTCATTTGATTTATTAATAGCTGTAGTACAAACTAAAACGTCAGCATTGGTGATGTGTTCTGTATTGTGATTTTGGTAAATGGAGCAACCAATACTTTTAAGATGTTCTATTATTGAAGAATTTGTATCTTTGTCGCATCCGGAGATATTGTAACCTTGAAGCTTTAATATTTCAGCAAGGCCACTCATTCCTATTCCACCGATGCCCATAAAGTGTATATGCGTTTTTTTTTGTACATTTTATTCTCTAGTTATTTTTGTGAATCTAATTTATAAAAAATATTTAGTAATTCGATCAAGACCTTCTATTAATATATTTGCTTCTCTTGCAAAGCATAATCTTATAAATTGTTTTCCGCTGTCACCAAAATCTTTTCCGGGTATAAGAGATACTTTTGCTTGCTTTAATATATCAAGAACCAAGCTTTCCGAATCATCATATTGGGTTTTTAAAAATATAAAAAAACTACCCATTGGTTTTTGATATGAAAAAATATTTTTTTCTACCAATGGTTTTAATTTTTCACATGTTATATCTAGATTAATTTCAGTTTGGTCATGAAATTTTTTTGTAAATTCATAATGATCCAATGCATAAAGAGCTGCATGTTGAGATGGGATGTTGGTACAATTTAATAAAGCATCTTGCATTGATCCAACCGCAATATTTAAACTATTTGGAATTACCATATATCCAACTCTCCAACCGCTCATACCCATACTTTTTGAAAAAGTATTTACGTTTATAAAATATTCAGATTTAGTTACAAATTTAACAGTTGATTTATAAGATTTGTCAAAAGCATAATCTTTATATGCTTCATCAATAATTAAATAGATTTTATTTTGTTCACACCAATCCAACAATTCTTTAATTGTTTGTTCATCTATAATTATACCCAATGGATTCCATGGGTTTGAAAATATTAAAATTTTTGTTTTTGATGTTGTCGCTTTTTTTATTTTTTCAATATCCAAATACCATTGTTGATTTGAATTTTTTTGATCATTGGTCATTGATACAAATATTGAATTTGCTCTTGCCAATTTTGTTAGTTTATCATAAGCAGGATAAGTTGGTTCGGGTATTATTACCTCATCTCCCGGTTCCAATAAAGTTAAAAATAGAGTAGATAATGCACCTATGCATCCGTGAGTAACTATTATTTGGTTTGTATCTACTTTAATACCATCTTGATCAAAAATAAATTTAGAAATACGTTCTCTTAGTGGCAAAATTCCCCAGGCACTTTGGTAATAATCTGTTTTATCCGTATTTAAAATATTTTGTAAGTGAGTTTTTATTTCTTTTGGTATACCGCCAACTTTTAGAGCACCTTGAGATAGTGAGATATATTCGTTGCTGCTTTGAGCAATACTTTCAATTTTTTTTATACCGGAAAGAGGTATGGTAAGCATTTGTTTTCCTTGAATATTTAAGCCAAAATGTTGAGTAAAATAATTAGTTCTTTGTATGATAATTGAAATAATATAAAACAACTAAAGATTATTATTATTGTTCTTAATGTGTAATGAAGATATTTGTTAGCGAAAAATTTGTCATAACCAATTATAAAACGATAAAAAGTGCCAAAGCCGGACACAAAAAATATTAACCAATGTGGCCATGGATTTGTTATTGTTACATAAAATAGATTTGTAAAAGCAGATATAAAATATATATTTTTAAAAAATAATACAGAATAAATTGTAAAAAATGCAGCCAGTGGCCAAACTATTAATTCGGGATATTTTAGCGTTTTTTTTGTAATAAATTTATATGGTGCTCCTAGAATTAATTTTCCATGAGAACCGGGTATGCATAAAATATAGAAAGCCCACAAAACCATAGTTGCTAAAATTGAAGTATGAAAATCATTTTTTAGATAAAAGTTAAAAAAAATAAATGTTAAGAATGCAAATGATATAGAAATAGACATGATAAAATATTTCGTATTTTGCTCCATTTTTCCCCACTTTTTAACAATTAATTAATTTAGCTCTAAGTTTGGCTCTAATTTACTATTTCGCAATATCACCAAATTTTGTAAACTTTTTTCATATATTGCTGGCCTGCCAGTCGTAGCTCGTTAGAGCGAAGACTGGTGGAGCTAACCGGGGTCGAACCGGTGACCTCATGAATGCCATTCATGCGTTCTACCAACTGAACTATAGCCCCAAAAGTTATTAAAACATTAATAATAAACTTTAATATTGTAAATATTAAAAAAACTGTATAAAAAGAGCAAGTATTTTTTATACTATTTTTGTTTTATTTAAATAAAATTTTAGCTTTAAGGTATTAAAATGAAAAATTTGTTAGAGATTATTAAAAAAATACGGCCAATTTTGGCTATGCTTATAAAAAATGGAGCTACGCCATATTTGGTTGGCGGTGTGGTTCGCGATTTAGTGTTAAAAAAAACGATAAAAGATATAGACATAGAAATACATAAAATATCTCTTAGGCAACTTGAAACTATATTACAAAAATTTGGACATGTAAGATTAATAGGTAAGAGTTTTGGTGTTTTACACATTGATGGATACGATATTGATTGGTCATTGCCCAGAACTGACTCAATAGGACGAAAACCAAAAGTTAACATAAATCCGGATATGAAAATAGAAGATGCTTTACGTAGACGTGATATTACAATGAATGCAATGGCTATAAATTTAAAAGATGTTTTAAGCTTGAAAAAAAATATAATTTTTAAAAATATTATTATAGATCCATTTGGTGGTTTTAAAGATATAAAAGAAAAAAAATTAAGATATGTAGATAAAAAATTGTTTGTACAAGATCCTTTACGTTTTTTTAGAGTTATGCAATTTATTGGAAGATTTGAAATGGAGCCGGATAAAAATCTTAATTTACTTTGTAAAAAAATAAATTTAAAAGATTTTAAAAATAAAAAAAATATATCAAGAGAAAGAATTTTTGATGAAATTAAAAAACTTTTATTAAAATCAAAATCGCCATCATTAGGGTTTAGATGGCTGGGCGAAATTAATAGATTAAAAGAATTGTTTCCCGAGATTTATAATTTAATTGGAGTTAAACAAAAAGAATATTATCATCCTGAAGGTGATGTTTTTGAGCACACTATGCAGGCTCTTGATGCTGCTGCAAGTTTAGAATTATATGAAAATGAAAATGAAAAATTTTTAATTATGCTTGGCGCGTTATGTCACGATTTTGGAAAGCCCTATGTTACAGACGAAGCTTTTTCATGTAAAGGTCATGAAGTAGCAGGGGTTGCAGTTGCTAAAAAATTTTTAAAACGCATTACAAATAATAAATGTTTAATAGATTCTGTTTGTAAGTTAGTTTTGTATCACACGAGAATTATAGATTTAATAAGATCCAAAACAAAATTGAGCGCATATAAGCGTTTAGCTTTAAAATTAGCCCCAAACTTAAATTTAAGGCATTTGGGGTTAATGTTTTTAATAGATATTAGAGGCCGAAATTCTAAATCAACAAAACCATTAAAAAGAGCTTTTGTGAAACATGAAGATATTATGCTTTATGATAAAGATATATATAATAAATTTTTATTTAATATAAAAAAAGCACAAATAGAATATGGACCACAAAAACCAATTTTGATGGGTAGAGAGTTATTAAAATATATTAAACAGGGGCCTAAAATGGGTGAAATTTTAAAATATGCATATAAAGTTCAGATTGAAAAAGATATAAAAGATATAGAAATATTAAAAGAGATTATCCTTAGAAAATTTAAAATAAAAAAGGCGGTATGAAACCGCCTAAATTTAATTTTTTACTTAGCTTTTTTTAGCCAAAGCTTTGTATATTTTTTTGAAGCTCTTCGTAGAATTCCAAAACTCTTTAAGTACTTAATCATTTTTTCTTGTAATTCTTTATTTTTTGCAAAATCAGAAGAGACATCTTTTTTGGATATTCCTGAATGTAAAAATTCTTCAGGTGTTTTATATAATTCCAGTGGTTGAGCAAATGTAATTTTGATGCCGAATGGATCTTTTAGTGAAAATTCTTTATAACCATAAGAACTGTCTTTGAGTGGTGAAATTATTTGTAGGCCTTTTTGTTCACATTTATTGTAATATTTTTCTATGCCTTTTTTCATTTCAGCAAATATTCCAACGCTACGGCTTGAACATCTCTTGATGAAACTAAATTCCGCAAGTTCTTCAATGTGTGGGGCTCTGAAGATAATAAAACATTTGCCTTTTCTTATGTGTGCATAAGAAATAATATCTTCGGCCCCTTCATTTTTTTCTACAGATAATTCGATAATGTCAAAAAACAGTTTCTCAGTATAAAACTTTACTGCCTTATCAACAGAATCGACGACCAAAACAATTGTTCCGGATTTCATCATGTTTTTTCTCCGCCTTCATTACCACCAACATAAAACGTGCCTATTTTTGAATAGCAACAAGTTTTTGTGTAAGTCTGCTGACTTTTCTAGCTGCTGCATTTTTCTTAAATAGGCCTTTACCTGCAGCTCTAGCGATTTTACTTTCAGCAATGTTCAATAAATCTTTAGCTGCTGTAAGATTCTTTTCTGCTATCGCTTCACTATATTTCTTTATAATAGTTTTTATCTCTGATTTTCTAGTTAAATTTATATTTCTTTTTTTTTCGTTAGTTTTAGCTCTTTTTTTTGATGACTTTAAATTTGCCATGATCAATAAACCTTTTATAAATTAAACAACTTTTTCTATTTTTCCGGATTTTAAGCATTTAGCACAAACAGAACCACGTAGAACATTTTTTTGTCCTTTTAGCGTATATCTTATTGCATGAACATTCGGATATACCCATCGTTTGGTTTTGTTGTTTGCGTTACTCACATTATTTACAACTTGTGGTCGCTTATCGCAGATAACACATATATTTGCCATTTTTAAAGTGTCCTTTCAACGCATAACTTTAATTTTTAGTGGTAATAACAATCTTAATGTCTTATATATTAACAGAAAAACTGTTTTTTTAAAACACCTATTTTACTTACTTTTCGTTATTTTTCCAAGCATGGGTTATTCTTGGCGTTATATTCAAAAGTGTATAAACTTCTTCTGCTTGTAAAGTCTCTTGTTCTAACAATTTTTTTACTAAAAGTTCTAATTTTTCTTTGTTTTCTGTAATTAAAACTTCAGCTTCTTTGTAGCAATTTTTAATTATATGGCTTACTTCTTCATCTACTAATTGGGCTGTTTTTTCAGAGTGTCTAGGCGTAGATTGAATATCTCTGCCTAGGTATGGATGCTCTTTTGTGTCATCAAATGTTATTGGCCCAAGGCTCGACATTCCATATTGAGTTACCATTTTTCTAGCTATGTTTGTTGCTACTTCTATATCATTAGAAGCTCCGCTTGTTTCTTCATTTAAAAATACTTTTTCACATATTTTACCACCCATTAATACCATAATTTTTGATAACATTTCAGATTTTGTAAATGAAACACGATCTTTTTCAGGTAAAGACCATGAGACGCCTAAGGCGCGTCCTCTTGGTATAATTGTTACTTTATGAAATGGATCTGTGTTTGGTAATAATAAGTTTAATAAAGTATGTCCGGCTTCGTGATAAGCTGTTCTTTCTTTTTCTTTATCTGTTAATCCTAAAGTTTTTCTTTCTGCACCCAGCATTATCTTATCTCTAGCTATTTCGAAGTCATTAATTTCAACATCTGCTTTATTTGCTTTTGATGCAATAAGAGCTGATTCATTTATTAAATTTTCAAGATCAGCTCCGGAAAATCCGGGTGTGCCGCGAGCTATTTTTTCAAGATCAACATTAGGATTTAATTTTACATTTTTGGTATGAACTTCCAATATTTTTTTTCTGCTATCCAAGTCAGGATATGGAACTTCTATTGTTCTATCAAATCTTCCGGGTCTTAAAAGTGCCCTATCCAAAACATCCGGTCGATTGGTTGCTGCTAAAATAATAACAGCCCCATGCTCTGTGGAAAATCCATCCATTTCGGCTAATAATTGATTTAATGTTTGCTCTCTTTCATCGTTTCCACCGCCAAGACCAATGCCTCGTTGTCTACCTACAGCATCAATTTCATCTATAAATACTATGCATGGAGAATTTTTCTTTGCCTGCGCAAATAAATCACGCACTCTTGATGCACCAACGCCAACAAAAACTTCTACAAAGTCTGAACCGGAAATACTAAAAAATGGACAACTAGCTTCTCCAGCGACAGCTTTTGCTAAAAGAGTTTTGCCGTTTCCGGGAGCACCAGTCAAAAGTATGCCTTTAGGTATTTTTGCGCCTAAACGTTCAAATTTTGCCGGGTTTTTTAAAAAATCCACAATATCTTTTAAGTCTTCTTTTGCTTCTTGTACACCGGCAACATCTTGAAATGTTACATTTATGGTATTTGGTGAGAAGAATTTCGCTTTACTTTTGCCAACATTAAATATTTTACCGGTTCCACCTTGGCCGCTTTGGCTTTGGCGAATAAACATAAACCATAAAAATAATAAAAGTAATGGTAACAGTGATATGAATATAAATCCGCCCCAACTTTGTTTTTCTGTTGGCATTACAGTAATATCTATATTTTTTTCTTTAAAAGAATCCCATAATTTTTCAGATGGTATGATATAACATTCAAAAATTTTACCATCTTTTAATTCACCTTTAATATATTGTTCACTAATAACAACAGATTTTATTTTTTCAGACTGAATCATTGTTAATAATTCTGTATAATTAATCTTATCTATTTGTCTGTTTGTACTGTTATACCAAAAAAGATACGCTAAACCAATTCCAATGAATACAAAGAGTAGCCATAAAGCATTAGGGCCCTTTTTATTGGAATCCGGTGTTTTAGAATTGAAAAAAGAAGGTTTTTTTTTGTTTGCCATAATTAATTAACCTTTATTTAATTAAAATTTATTTTTATTTTAGACAAATATTTTGATTATCTAATATTACTAGATTATTAAAAATAAAAAAGTAAAACAATTTTTTTATTTTTAAAACTTAGTTTTTAAACTGAAATTGGACTTTTACTCCACTTTGGATAATTTTTGGGCGCATGACTTTGTGTTAAAACTCTTATTTTTCCGCTATTTATGTTTAAAACTGCGATTTGTTGTGTTTGTCTGCCTTTAGTATATTCGAAATCGTAGGCAAATAGTATATAATTGCCACATGGTGAGAAATCCGGTTCATGTTTATTACCGAAATTAAAAGTTATTTGTTTCTCTACTTTGTCATTAATATTTAATGTGAATAACTGAAATATGCCATCTACTTGTCTGGAATATACAATTGAATTATTTTTTTCACAGTAAGATGGGGCTGCGCAATATCCTTGACCATTGGTAAGTCTTTTTGTTGTATTTTCTTTTTTATCCAAAATATAAATTTGAGGTAATCCTGTTTCATAGTCTGAACAAAATATTAAATTATCATTTTCAAGTAAACATGGAGATACATTGGTGCCTTTATTATTTGTCATTTTTTTAAACACCGTT is a genomic window of Candidatus Dependentiae bacterium containing:
- the murC gene encoding UDP-N-acetylmuramate--L-alanine ligase, whose amino-acid sequence is MSGLAEILKLQGYNISGCDKDTNSSIIEHLKSIGCSIYQNHNTEHITNADVLVCTTAINKSNEEVNTALQKNIPVVHRSLILAELMRTKYSIAVSGAHGKTTTTSMISHILLESNIDPTIIVGGILKTISKNAHFGKSDFLVAEADESDRSFLNLYPTLAVITNIDKEHLETYKDLEDIKQTFIKFLNKLPFFGKAFLCIDNENVKSLLPIKNINAITYGFTQDANIMGEIIETTANGSTFNIYFNKNFIGQMNLNIAGRHNVLNALASIGIALELDIPLKKIQDALKTFKGVVRRFEFKGTYNKA
- a CDS encoding pyridoxal phosphate-dependent aminotransferase, with product MLTIPLSGIKKIESIAQSSNEYISLSQGALKVGGIPKEIKTHLQNILNTDKTDYYQSAWGILPLRERISKFIFDQDGIKVDTNQIIVTHGCIGALSTLFLTLLEPGDEVIIPEPTYPAYDKLTKLARANSIFVSMTNDQKNSNQQWYLDIEKIKKATTSKTKILIFSNPWNPLGIIIDEQTIKELLDWCEQNKIYLIIDEAYKDYAFDKSYKSTVKFVTKSEYFINVNTFSKSMGMSGWRVGYMVIPNSLNIAVGSMQDALLNCTNIPSQHAALYALDHYEFTKKFHDQTEINLDITCEKLKPLVEKNIFSYQKPMGSFFIFLKTQYDDSESLVLDILKQAKVSLIPGKDFGDSGKQFIRLCFAREANILIEGLDRITKYFL
- a CDS encoding HD domain-containing protein, with protein sequence MKNLLEIIKKIRPILAMLIKNGATPYLVGGVVRDLVLKKTIKDIDIEIHKISLRQLETILQKFGHVRLIGKSFGVLHIDGYDIDWSLPRTDSIGRKPKVNINPDMKIEDALRRRDITMNAMAINLKDVLSLKKNIIFKNIIIDPFGGFKDIKEKKLRYVDKKLFVQDPLRFFRVMQFIGRFEMEPDKNLNLLCKKINLKDFKNKKNISRERIFDEIKKLLLKSKSPSLGFRWLGEINRLKELFPEIYNLIGVKQKEYYHPEGDVFEHTMQALDAAASLELYENENEKFLIMLGALCHDFGKPYVTDEAFSCKGHEVAGVAVAKKFLKRITNNKCLIDSVCKLVLYHTRIIDLIRSKTKLSAYKRLALKLAPNLNLRHLGLMFLIDIRGRNSKSTKPLKRAFVKHEDIMLYDKDIYNKFLFNIKKAQIEYGPQKPILMGRELLKYIKQGPKMGEILKYAYKVQIEKDIKDIEILKEIILRKFKIKKAV
- a CDS encoding VOC family protein; the protein is MMKSGTIVLVVDSVDKAVKFYTEKLFFDIIELSVEKNEGAEDIISYAHIRKGKCFIIFRAPHIEELAEFSFIKRCSSRSVGIFAEMKKGIEKYYNKCEQKGLQIISPLKDSSYGYKEFSLKDPFGIKITFAQPLELYKTPEEFLHSGISKKDVSSDFAKNKELQEKMIKYLKSFGILRRASKKYTKLWLKKAK
- the rpsT gene encoding 30S ribosomal protein S20 is translated as MANLKSSKKRAKTNEKKRNINLTRKSEIKTIIKKYSEAIAEKNLTAAKDLLNIAESKIARAAGKGLFKKNAAARKVSRLTQKLVAIQK
- the rpmB gene encoding 50S ribosomal protein L28 yields the protein MANICVICDKRPQVVNNVSNANNKTKRWVYPNVHAIRYTLKGQKNVLRGSVCAKCLKSGKIEKVV
- the ftsH gene encoding ATP-dependent zinc metalloprotease FtsH; the protein is MANKKKPSFFNSKTPDSNKKGPNALWLLFVFIGIGLAYLFWYNSTNRQIDKINYTELLTMIQSEKIKSVVISEQYIKGELKDGKIFECYIIPSEKLWDSFKEKNIDITVMPTEKQSWGGFIFISLLPLLLLFLWFMFIRQSQSGQGGTGKIFNVGKSKAKFFSPNTINVTFQDVAGVQEAKEDLKDIVDFLKNPAKFERLGAKIPKGILLTGAPGNGKTLLAKAVAGEASCPFFSISGSDFVEVFVGVGASRVRDLFAQAKKNSPCIVFIDEIDAVGRQRGIGLGGGNDEREQTLNQLLAEMDGFSTEHGAVIILAATNRPDVLDRALLRPGRFDRTIEVPYPDLDSRKKILEVHTKNVKLNPNVDLEKIARGTPGFSGADLENLINESALIASKANKADVEINDFEIARDKIMLGAERKTLGLTDKEKERTAYHEAGHTLLNLLLPNTDPFHKVTIIPRGRALGVSWSLPEKDRVSFTKSEMLSKIMVLMGGKICEKVFLNEETSGASNDIEVATNIARKMVTQYGMSSLGPITFDDTKEHPYLGRDIQSTPRHSEKTAQLVDEEVSHIIKNCYKEAEVLITENKEKLELLVKKLLEQETLQAEEVYTLLNITPRITHAWKNNEK